A portion of the Chiroxiphia lanceolata isolate bChiLan1 chromosome 10, bChiLan1.pri, whole genome shotgun sequence genome contains these proteins:
- the LOC116791381 gene encoding probable cation-transporting ATPase 13A4 → MGENPARNHYAQLNQGEENEMDIFGYKTQSCRKALCIAGYILSCGALWLLFYWKPEWDVWVNCIRCSLEEADIVLLRTTDEFRIYSRETVTWISVSALIKSRSDYPATAEEDSIFSKAIMKPSFQVKTIQVQKIRYVWNIHTKQFQKVGVLEDHHTCSAIHAKFGSGLTCNEQDVRRAICGPNTIDVPVIPVWKLLIKEVLNPFYVFQLFSVCLWFAEDYMEYATAIIIMSLLSVFLTVYDLRQQSVKLHSLVESHNNVTVTVCRNKEGFQELESHHLVPGDMLVLKEGKTLLPCDAILISGQCIVNESMLTGESIPVTKTHLPQADDFKPWRTYCAEDYKKHVLFCGTEVIQTKADDRGAVRAVVLRTGFNTAKGDLVRSILYPKPMNFKLYRDALRFLMCLIAFAAIGMIYTVCVFALNGEEAGEVVKKALDVITIAVPPALPAALTTGIIYTQQRLKKKGIFCISPQRINMCGQLNLICFDKTGTLTEDGLDLWGLLPSERNCFQDIHSFPADGNLPWGPVFRAMAVCHSLIVWEGKIQGDPLDVKMFEATNWVIDDSNGHQIEGQGSTHATVVRPGPKATTAPVEGVTILHQFPFSSSLQRMSVIAQEIGGDQQVFTKGAPEIVAMLCRAETVPLNFESELLLYTAQGFRVIGLAWKSLQAGKPPTALTREEVESDLTFLGLLIMENRLKRETKPVLEELSAACIRSVMATGDNIQTAITVAKNAGMISPTHRVILVEANKAPGSVSASITWKPLGENKTEDYRSLEDDGQTERRINLALGHGQYHFAMSGKSYQIVAQHFRDLLPKLLLNGTVFARMSPGQKSSLVEEFQKLDYFVGMCGDGANDCGALKVAHAGISLSEQEASVASPFTSRTPSIACVPELIREGRAALVTSFCMFKYMALYSTIQYLGVLLLYWQLNSFGNYQFLFQDLAITTVIGMTMSFTGAYPKLVPYRPPSQLISPPLLLSVVLNILFSLSMQIFGFVVVQEQPWYSKTDIHRACLSMKNHMENSSYSLGLHGVGDGAHEQTDNGYKSYENTTVWLLSTINCLIVALVFSKGKPFRKPIYTNYVFILVLIGQLGICLFLMFADIDDLYSKMDLVCTPTTWRISMVIMLAVTLAVSFLVEEAVIENRPLWLLLKKTFRYHSKSHYKRLQHMLEQDSAWPPLNETFFSDSVTITVEGNMGGHNNPTFDSSEDSL, encoded by the exons ATGGGGGAAAATCCTGCCAGGAACCATTATGCACAGCTTAaccagggagaagagaatgAGATG GATATATTTGGCTACAAAACTCAAAGCTGCCGAAAGGCCTTGTGCATTGCTGGATACATCTTGTCCTGTGGGGCTCTGTGGCTACTGTTTTACTGGAAGCCAGAGTGGGATGTGTGGGTGAACTGCATCCGCTGCAGCTTGGAAGAAGCGGATATTGTTCTCCTTAGAACAACA GATGAATTTCGAATTTATTCTCGTGAGACTGTGACATGGATCTCTGTGTCTGCACTTATCAAAAGTAGATCAGATTATCCAGCCACTGCTGAGGAAGACTCAATCTTCAGCAAAGCCATAATGAAACCAAGTTTTCAA GTGAAAACTATCCAAGTACAAAAAATCCGCTATGTCTGGAATATCCATACAAAACAGTTCCAGAAAGTTGG AGTCCTAGAAGACCACCACACTTGTTCAGCTATACATGCAAAATTTGGTTCTGGTCTCACCTGCAATGAACAGGATGTCAg GAGAGCTATATGTGGGCCAAACACTATTGATGTTCCAGTGATCCCTGTTTGGAAACTACTCATCAAAGAG GTCCTAAATCCATTTTACGTGTTCCAGCTGTTCAGTGTGTGCCTGTGGTTTGCTGAAGATTACATGGAGTATGCTACTGCCATCATAATCATGTCTCTCCTCTCAGTATTTTTGACTGTATATGATCTCAGACAG CAATCGGTTAAACTTCACAGTCTGGTTGAGTCTCACAACAACGTCACGGTCACTGTCTGCAGAAATAAGGAAG GTTTCCAAGAGCTGGAATCACATCATCTTGTTCCTGGAGATATGCTGGTTTTGAAAGAGGGCAAAACCCTTTTGCCTTGTGATGCCATCCTGATCAGCGGGCAGTGCATTGTAAATGAAAGCATGCTGACAG GGGAAAGTATTCCAGTAACAAAGACCCACTTACCCCAAGCTGATGACTTCAAGCCCTGGAGAACGTACTGTGCAGAGGATTACAAAAAACATGTCCTCTTCTGTGGGACAGAGGTCATACAGACCAAGGCAGATGACAGAGGAGCAGTGAGAGCTGTGGTGCTGCGGACTG GTTTCAATACAGCCAAAGGAGATCTAGTGAGGTCCATTCTCTACCCTAAACCCATGAACTTCAAGTTGTACAGAGATGCCCTCCGGTTCCTGATGTGCCTCATAGCATTTGCAGCCATTGGAATGATCTACACAGTGTGTGTATTTGCACTTAATGGG gaggaggcaggagaggtggTAAAGAAGGCTTTGGATGTTATCACTATTGCTGTCCcgccagctctgccagctgccttGACAACTGGGATCATTTATACCCAGCAGAGGTTGAAGAAAAAGGGCATCTTCTGCATCAGCCCACAGAGGATCAACATGTGTGGACAGCTGAACCTCATCTGCTTTGACAAA ACTGGCACCTTAACAGAAGATGGCCTGGATCTTTGGGGCTTGCTGCCCTCTGAGAGAAACTG CTTCCAGGACATTCACAGCTTCCCTGCAGACGGCAACCTGCCTTGGGGCCCAGTGTTCAGAGCAATGGCAGTTTGTCATTCACTGATTGTGTGGGAGGGCAAGATCCAAGGAGACCCGCTGGATGTGAAAATGTTTGAGGCCACTAACTGG GTGATAGATGATTCCAATGGACACCAAATTGAAGGTCAAGGATCCACACATGCCACAGTTGTTAGGCCTGGACCTAAAGCCACCACT GCCCCAGTGGAAGGAGTTACCATTTTACACCagtttccattttcttcatcCTTGCAAAGAATGTCTGTCATTGCTCAGGAAATTGGTGGGGATCAACAGGTCTTCACAAAAGGGGCTCCAGAAATAGTAGCCATGCTATGTAGAGCAGAAACAG TCCCATTGAACTTTGAAAGTGAGCTCCTGCTCTACACAGCACAGGGCTTTAGGGTCATCGGACTGGCATGGAAATCTCTACAGGCAGGGAAGCCACCTACTGCTCTAACGAG GGAGGAGGTAGAATCTGATCTGACATTCCTGGGTCTGCTGATAATGGAGAATCGATTAAAGAGGGAGACAAAGCCTGTCCTGGAAGAGCTCAGTGCTGCCTGCATCAGGAGTGTTATGGCCACAG GTGACAATATTCAGACAGCTATAACTGTTGCAAAAAATGCTGGGATGATCTCTCCAACACACAGAGTAATTCTTGTGGAAGCAAACAAAGCGCCTGGATCTGTTTCAGCATCTATAACCTGGAAACCCctaggagaaaacaaaactgaagattACAGAAGCCTG GAGGATGATGGTCAGACTGAGCGAAGAATCAATCTGGCATTGGGACACGGCCAGTATCATTTTGCCATGAGTGGAAAATCTTACCAAATCGTAGCACAGCATTTCAGGGACTTACTTCCAAAG CTCCTGCTGAATGGAACAGTTTTTGCTAGAATGTCTCCTGGTCAGAAATCCAGCCTGGTAGAAGAGTTTCAAAAGCTGGA ttacttTGTGGGCATGTGTGGAGATGGAGCCAATGACTGTGGG GCTTTGAAAGTGGCACATGCAGGGATATCACTGTCAGAGCAGGAGGCATCTGTGGCTTCACCTTTCACATCCCGAACCCCCAGCATAGCCTGTGTGCCAGAGCTAATCAG GGAAGGCCGTGCTGCTCTTGTCACTTCCTTCTGCATGTTCAAGTACATGGCACTGTACAGCACAATTCAGTACCTTGGTGTTCTCCTACTTTACTGG CAACTAAACTCCTTTGGGAATTACcaatttttgtttcaagatCTGGCTATTACCACTGTCATTGGCATGACAA TGAGTTTCACAGGTGCCTACCCAAAGCTGGTTCCCTACAGGCCTCCAAGCCAGCTTATCTCACCCCCATTGCTGCTCTCTGTTGTACTTAACATCCTCTTCAGCCTCAGCATGCAGATTTTCGGGTTTGTGGTGGTCCAGGAGCAGCCTTGGTATTCCAAGACTGATATACACCG tgcctgcctctcAATGAAGAATCACATGGAGAATTCTTCCTACAGCCTGGGGCTCCATGGGGTGGGAGATGGAGCCCATGAACAAACAGACAATGGCTATAAGAGCTATGAAAACACCACAGTGTGGCTGCTGAGTACCATCAACTGCCTCATTGTAGCATTAGTGTTTTCCAAGGGAAAGCCTTTCAGGAAACCCATCTACACAAACT aTGTGTTCATACTGGTGCTCATAGGGCAGCTGGGCATTTGCCTCTTCTTGATGTTTGCTGATATTGATGATCTCTACTCTAAGATGGAT CTCGTTTGCACCCCTACCACGTGGCGGATCTCCATGGTGATAATGCTTGCAGTCACACTTGCTGTGTCCTTCCTTGTCGAG GAAGCTGTCATTGAGAACAGACCCCTGTGGCTGCTTCTGAAAAAGACCTTCCGGTACCACTCAAAGAGCCACTACAAGAGGCTGCAGCACATGTTGGAGCAGGACTCAGCCTGGCCACCTCTGAATGAAACCTTCTTCTCAGATTCTGTGACAATAACAGTAGAGGGAAATATGGGAGGCCACAACAATCCAACATTTGACAGTAGTGAGGACTCACTCTGA